CCCTGAGTTTCTTATATTTACAGGTTGCCCAACGTACTAACCGCCAATTTATATGATGGAGAATCCCAGACATCTCAGAAGGATTGTACCGCCCGTAATAATTAATCCAGCCTTGAATTATTGGATTACATTCTATAGCCAGATCCTCAAGCGTGTCCCCTGGCCGTAATTGCCAGTTCCAACTGCGTACTTTCTGTCTGATTGCCTTTGCAGCCTTGTTGCTTATCGCTGGTGTGAAGTTTTCAAAAAATTTTCCTCTGCGATTTCTTGATAATCTGGGCCGAAATGTATACCCTAGAAAATCAAACTTCATAACAAGATAATCTCCTTTCCGATCTTCATCCTTGCAATAAACTATTTTTGTCTTTTCAGGGTGCAGCTCCAACCCACATTCACCAAACCTTAACTCCAAGTCAGCTTTCAACTGTTTGGCTAATGGTTCAGTTCTGCAGTGGCAAACAGCATCATCGGCATATCGCTCAAAAGGCACATACGAATAGTTCCGCTGCATCCAATGATCGAAAACATAATGCAAAAATAAATTTGCCAGCAAGGGACTAACCACTCCTCCTTGCGGAGTTCCTTTTTGCGGATAAACAAGTGATCCGTCCGGCATTGCGATTGGGGCCTTTAGCCACCGTTCAACATACAAAAGTACCCAACGACAATCTGTGTGTTTTACTACAGCTCTCATCAAAAGTTCATGACTGATATTGTCAAAAAATCCTTTGACATCAAGATCCAACACCCAGTCATACCGCCAGCATCTTTTGCGTGCTTCCCCCACGGCATCCAGGGCTGACTTGTTTGGCCGATAACCATACGAGTCCGGATGAAAATGAGGCTCTAATAACGGTTCGAGATACTGTTTTACAACCATCTGGGCGACACGATCTCCCACAGTTGGAATACCAAGGGGCCTCATTCGGCCATCCCCTTTTGGTATCTCTATACGCGCTACCGGAGGAGGGAAATAACTGCCGGAAGACATCCGGTTCCATATTTTGAAAAGGTTATTGGTAATATCCTTTTCAAAATCAACTATGGACTGATTATCTATTCCAGCCCCACCACGGTTTGCTTTTACGCATTTGTATGCTTCCCAAACTTGATGCTTTGAGATAATAAACGACTTTACTTTTTCCAACAGAATCCTTCCCTATACGGGTTGTTCTTATGTTAAAAGTTGAACGACGCAACCCCTTCGCTCCAGTCCCATTACAGCACCTTCTTCACTACTACGAGTTGCTCCGCCCCTGTGCTCCGCTTCGGTACTCTGATCCTTGTGGTGCTTCCACTTGGATTTCTCCCTTAGCATCGGAACGACAGGTTCCCATGTTCCATAAGAAAGCCTAAGATATGTTCATGCCGCCTTTATGCCGGACACCATCCAAGCAGTAACCAGATTTCCCTTGGACTCCTCATGGGACAGTGGCGCAACCCCATTTTTGATGTCACCATATATGCTTTCGACACGTCATCAGCGGTTCGCTTACGCTCATCTCCAAATCTCATACCTGACAGGCTCTTTGTCCTGCCTTTTCCGTAACGCTCACCACGTTGACTCTTAATCAACGCAGCTCACGGGAGTTTGGTAACTACTTCTGGAAGTCGTCACCGGAGGGCCTTCCTCCATCTTTCCTACAGTTTCGAGCAAAACCTTCTGCTCTCATGGCACACCACCACCCGGCATACGGATCACGTACCAGGGCGGTTCGGCTGATTTTAAGAATCAGTTCCCGGGCAGATATAATCCTTTCTCAATAAAATATCGTTCAGGCATGGCAATGGCCACCCACTTGATTTTGCTCATGTGCCAGTACTTTTTTCGGGCATTGCCGCAAAGCATGGCATCCTGGTGAGAAATACCAAGTTTCTCAAGGTTGCGAACCTTGGTTTTGGGGTTTTTCCATTGTTTCCAGATAAGACTTCGCAGTCTTCGCATTATCCAGATCTTGAGCCCTTTGAGGAATGATTTGGCTTCCGTAAGCCGGAAATAATTCCACCATCCACGAAAATATTGGTTCAATTCCCGGATGACCTGCCACAGGCTCTTACCCCGCTTGCGGCTTGTTAATTCCCGGACTTTATCCTTGAACCGTTTCATGCTCTTGCTATGAATCCGGATCTTGGACTGTCCACACATTTGAAAATATGTGAAGCCAAGGAATTTGCGCAGCCACGGTCTGCTGACAGCACTTTTGTCCTGGTTTACTTTGAGCTTGAGTTTCACGGTCAGAAACCTGGTGATACTCTCCTTAACCCTTTCGGCTGCTTTATGGCTCTTGCAGAAGATCATAAGGTGAGTAGCCCGGGGGAATCTCACCCCCAGGCCCTCTCAGAACCGGACGTGAACGTCTCCGCTCATCCGGCTCCCATCATCCAACCGACGGCAAGATCCCCATCCGCCAGTGAGAAAACAAGCCTGGCTGACGGCGGGCGATCCGCCCCAGCCAGTGTTCTGCACGGCGTCGATGACGAGCCAGCCTTTTGTATTTCCTCCGTGCCCAATTGACCAGGGCACGATTCATGTGTTTGAGGACAGGATACAATGCCGACTTGTAAAAGCGACCATAATAATTGATCCATCCGCGGATCACCGGATTAAACATTCGAGAGATGTCATCAATCGACTTGTCCGGTTTCAGATGAATCCGCCAGTTACGTATCTTGTTGCGCATTGCTTTTACAGCTTTATTACTGACACCGGGTGTGAAGTTGATGAAAAACTTACCATATCGATTCTTTGACCGCCTCGGGCGGAAAGTATACCCAAGGAAATCAAACTTGATTTCCTGATGTTCCATTCTTCGGTCATCGTCTTTACAATAAACAATTTTCGTTTTATCCGGATGCAGCTCAAGGCCACATTCATTGAAACGCTCATGCAACTGTTTCAGTAAGTCTTCTGCTTCTTCCCTTGTTCGGCAATGCGTCACGGCATCGTCTGCGTAGCGAGCCCAAGGACTTTGCGGATGGTTACGCTCCATCCATTTGTCAAACACATAATGCAGAAACAGATTTGATAAAACAGGGCTGATCACACCACCTTGCGGTGTTCCGGATCGACGCTCTGTTCTCCGTCCGTCTTCCAGTTGAAATGGTGCTGTAAGCCATCGCTTAATATACAGCAGCAACCATTTACAGTCGGTATGTGTTTTGACCGCACGCATCAGCAGATTATGATCGATATTGTCAAACAGGCCTTTGATGTCAAACTCCAGCAGCCAATTATACCGCCAGCAACGCTGGCGAGTTACCGCCACTGCATCAATTGCGGATTTGCCAGGTCTGTATCCGTATGAGTCCGGGTGAAAATACGGTTCCACCTTGGGCTCAAAGTACATCTTGGCAACCATCTGCGCAATTCGATCTGATACGGTCGGGACCCCGAGGATTCTTGTTCCTCCGTTCTTTTTCGGTATTTCAACCACTTTGACCGGAGGGGGAAAATAGCTTCCCGATGACATACGATTCCAGATCTTATAAAGATTATCCTTCAGATGCTCTTCAAAGACCGATATGGATTCGTCATCGACCCCGGCTGCCCCTTTATTCGCTTTTACCTGCATGTAGGCATCCCAGACAACATGCTTTGAAATTCCAAATGGTTTTGCTTCTTCCATTAATTCCTCCTCTGCCTTAAGCTGAGTTGATCAAAGGTTAAAACAGGATGACACAGCCCCTTTGCTCCATTCCCATTACAGAAACTTCAACGCTCTTACGGGCTGTTCCGCCCCTATACGCCGCATCGGTACTCGCACCCTTGTGGTTCTGCCACTTGGGTTCCTCCCTTGGCATCGGCGTCGTAGGTTCCCACGTTCCGCACAAAAGCCTGTACCATGTTCACGCCGCCTTCATGCCGGCCACCACCTGGACAGTAAGCAGGTCTCCTCCAGGCTTATCCCAGGTTAACGACTCCCCCCTGGTTTTGATGACATCCCTACGCTTTCGACACTTTATCAGCGATTCACTGGTGTTCGTCTCCATGGTACTTACCTGACGAAGTCTTGCCTCGCCTTTTCCTTAACGCTCACCACCATGGCTTTTGACCACAGCAGCTTAAGGTGGTTTGGAGCCTCCGCCTGCACAGCGGCTCCGAGGGGCCTACCCTCATCTCTTGTGCAGCATGGCTGATCAGTGGATCTTTACACTGAGTAGCCTTCGTGGCGCACAGTCATCGGCATAACGGACATATCGGTGTCCTCGTTTCTCAAGTTCCTTATCCAACTCATCAAGAACGATGTTGGACAGTAGAGGCGAGAGCGGGCCTCCCTGTGGAGTTCCTTCTTCCGTGGGAACCGTAACGCCTGAGATCATCACACCGGATCTTAGATATTGCCGTATCACCTTTAATACGCGCTTATCCTTGATTCTTCCGGCGAGTCTACTCATCAGGCGATCGTGCGAAACTCGGTCAAAAAAAATTGGACAGGTCCATATCTACGACATACGTATAACCTTCAACCATGTACCTTTTGCCCTGTATCACCGCATCGTGTGCGGATCTACCAGGTCTGAATCCATAGCTGCATTCAGAGAAAAATGGTTCCCATACCTGTTCCAGGATTTGGGATATGGCCTGCTGTATAAACCGGTCAAGTACCGTGGGTATTCCAAGTAAACGGACACCGCCGCCCGGTTTGGGGATTTCTTTCCGTTTCACCGGTAGCGGTTTATGCTTACAGTTAAGCAGGTCTTGCTCAATCTCAGGCCAGTGCTTTGCCAGGTAGTTTCCGAGTTGACCGGTTTTCATACCGTCCACGCCGGGTGCACCTTTGTTCGCACAAACCTGTTTCCATGCCCGGATAATGTTGTTGCGTTCAAGGATCATCTCCATTAACCGGTCGTTGTTTCCCAGACTTTCGGCAATCTGTGACGCTGGGAACAGTTCCATCTGCTGTGGCCGTCTGTTCACAAGTACACACCTCCTATTTGTCATTATCATTTACCCGGACCATTCGGCCCAGGCACCGTTCAGGCCTTTACCGGGGTGAGTCCTCCCCGCTTTGCGGGGCTCGTTTCCACCGGCTACTATGCCTTCTGCTGACTTCTCCCATGCGGTCAGGACCGGTTACCCGGCCCTCAGCCGTTTTGGGCACATGGGAGACCTCCCGGGGTAAACACATGCCTTTCAGTACGTGAATGCCGAGTTTACGGACATACCCTGTAATGGATAGAGGACTTTACCTTGTTGTGCAGGCTCGTCCCGGTATGTGCGCCTCATACTCGATTCCTGTACGTCATCCCGTACTTTTGTGGTGCCCTGCCTCAGCAGGACGGCTTCCTTCAGAAGTACCGTCACCGGTACCCCGTTGCCATACCACTACACCCTTCGCCTCCATCAGGCTGGGTCTAAGACTTGCCAAATGTATTGGAATTCTATACATTTGACTCACTTTTAAGAACATGTGCCGTGCCCGGCACACACAATGGCATTCACTCAGACCAGTGTTTCGCTGCCGCTCCACACCGGCTGGTGATGCTGGCGTTCTGCTCAATAATCCAGCTTGGCAAATATATCACAATGTGATATACATTAATCATGAAAAAGTTAACTACCAAATGGTTTAAAAAATGGAGTAAGAAGGTTAATTTATCAAACAAGGAATTGCTTGATACTATTCAAGACTTGGAGTCTGGCTTATCCACATCTGATTTGGGCGGGAACCTATATAAAGTACGAGTAAAACGGGAACATACCGGGAAAAGCTCAGGTTTCAGGACTATAGTTGTCTTCAAATCCAAAAACATGGCTATTTTTGTGTATGGATACGGAAAAAATGAAAAAGACAATATAGACAAAACTGAGGTCAAGTATTTAAAAAAGCTTGGGAAAGATCTGTTATCCCTCAATTCAAATGAACTCAAGTTAGCTATAAAGAAAGGGGTTTTAAACGACCTGGAGGTAACACAATGAAAAAATCAATGAAAGACGCGATAGGAAACACAGTTCAAGACATGTTAAACTCAGGCTTGAACACATCTTTCACGGAAAAGGAGCTGAACGCTCTTGGAGTGATCATTCCTGACATCACAATCACACCATACCAAATAAAAAAAATACGTCAAAAGACAAATTTAAGTCAGAGTGTATTCGCGAGACTTTTAAATGTCAGCCCTTCATCTGTAAGACAATGGGAGCAAGGAAAACGCAAACCTACAGGGTCAACGAAAGTCTTACTAGAGCTTCTGGATAAATCACCCCAAATTCTGAATTACAGAATTGTTTCTTAAACACCGGTTTAAGCCAGCAGAACAAAAATATACAGCTGACGGCTACTCGCCCTTTTTAATTCTCGCTTTTCCCGGTGGCCGGCACAGTATTACCGCTCCGAACCAAGTGCGGTGAACGCCGCAGCTGATATACGTGTTATTTTTTCATGGAACAATTGATAGCTCGCTACGTCAGGGCCTAATTTATACTGGTTCGACAACGGAACAACCGCAACAACTGATCGAACGATAGGGAATAATCTATCCAGGGCGGAACCTTCCTTGCGCGTCGGCCAAAACCCCCAAAGGAGGAGCGATTATGTATCACAACGAGTATTACACACAGGAAGTGCATGGACCGTACGAGGAATACAGCATAGGCGATTTAGTTTTGGAGGAAGGCGGCACGATAAGGAACTGCAAACTTGCCTATTCCACATTCGGTAAGTTGAACTCGAAAAAGGATAACGCAATCCTTATCTGCACCTGGTATTCCGGCACCAGCAAGATCATGGAGGAAGTATATACAGGAAAGGGGAGGGCTTTGGATCCCGATAAATACTTCATTGTCATTGTCAATCAGATCGGCAACGGTTTGTCCTCGTCGCCGCACAATACGCCCGACCCGGCCGGAATGGGGAGCTTCCCGCATGTGCGTATCAGCGACGATGTTCGGGCGCAGCACAAATTTCTTACCGAAAAATTCGGCATCGAAGAGTTGGCCTTGGTTACTGGCGGTTCCATGGGAGCGGAGCAAACCTGGGAGTGGGCTGTACGGTATCCTGACATAGTGAAGCGAGCCGCGCCGATTGCGGGTACGGCGAGAACTTATCCACAGGACGCCGCCTTTTCCAGGACACTAGACGAGGCAAGACGATCCGCCCCGGGTTTCAACGGGGGCTTCTATAAGGATCATGACGATATAAAAATCGGTTTGCGGCGCGAGGCGGCTCTGTGGACCGTGTTCGGTTGGTCTCCGGAGTGGTTTAAACAGGAGAAGTGGCGTACCATCGGTTTCTCGTCTCTCAAGGATTTCGAGACTAATTTCATGGAGGCCTATTTTTTGCCGATGGACCCCAACAATCTGGCCACACTCGCTTGGAAATGGCAGCGCGCCGATGTCGGCCGCGTTACTGGCAGCGACCTGTCGGCAGCCCTTGGGCGAATCAAGGCGAAGGTGTTCGTCATGCCAATCTCCACGGACCATCTGTTTCCCGTCGCCGACTGCGAGGAGGAGCAAAAACTCACTCCCAACAGCGAACTCCGCGTAATCGAGAGCATAGCGGGCCATCTGGGGTTGTTTGGAGTTGATGGACAGCCATACCTTGATCAAATCGACAAGCACCTGAGCGAATTGCTTGACTGGCCGGCCTGAAAAAGAAACAAAGACGATGGATTTAGCGCCAGATATCGTTCTGAATCCACCTTGATCTATTGTTTGTTGGTAAAATATCCGAGCTAGTGGGTTTGG
This window of the uncultured Desulfobacter sp. genome carries:
- a CDS encoding type II toxin-antitoxin system RelE/ParE family toxin; the protein is MKKLTTKWFKKWSKKVNLSNKELLDTIQDLESGLSTSDLGGNLYKVRVKREHTGKSSGFRTIVVFKSKNMAIFVYGYGKNEKDNIDKTEVKYLKKLGKDLLSLNSNELKLAIKKGVLNDLEVTQ
- a CDS encoding helix-turn-helix domain-containing protein, which translates into the protein MKKSMKDAIGNTVQDMLNSGLNTSFTEKELNALGVIIPDITITPYQIKKIRQKTNLSQSVFARLLNVSPSSVRQWEQGKRKPTGSTKVLLELLDKSPQILNYRIVS
- a CDS encoding group II intron maturase-specific domain-containing protein encodes the protein MIFCKSHKAAERVKESITRFLTVKLKLKVNQDKSAVSRPWLRKFLGFTYFQMCGQSKIRIHSKSMKRFKDKVRELTSRKRGKSLWQVIRELNQYFRGWWNYFRLTEAKSFLKGLKIWIMRRLRSLIWKQWKNPKTKVRNLEKLGISHQDAMLCGNARKKYWHMSKIKWVAIAMPERYFIEKGLYLPGN
- the ltrA gene encoding group II intron reverse transcriptase/maturase, whose product is MEEAKPFGISKHVVWDAYMQVKANKGAAGVDDESISVFEEHLKDNLYKIWNRMSSGSYFPPPVKVVEIPKKNGGTRILGVPTVSDRIAQMVAKMYFEPKVEPYFHPDSYGYRPGKSAIDAVAVTRQRCWRYNWLLEFDIKGLFDNIDHNLLMRAVKTHTDCKWLLLYIKRWLTAPFQLEDGRRTERRSGTPQGGVISPVLSNLFLHYVFDKWMERNHPQSPWARYADDAVTHCRTREEAEDLLKQLHERFNECGLELHPDKTKIVYCKDDDRRMEHQEIKFDFLGYTFRPRRSKNRYGKFFINFTPGVSNKAVKAMRNKIRNWRIHLKPDKSIDDISRMFNPVIRGWINYYGRFYKSALYPVLKHMNRALVNWARRKYKRLARHRRRAEHWLGRIARRQPGLFSHWRMGILPSVG
- the ltrA gene encoding group II intron reverse transcriptase/maturase: MEKVKSFIISKHQVWEAYKCVKANRGGAGIDNQSIVDFEKDITNNLFKIWNRMSSGSYFPPPVARIEIPKGDGRMRPLGIPTVGDRVAQMVVKQYLEPLLEPHFHPDSYGYRPNKSALDAVGEARKRCWRYDWVLDLDVKGFFDNISHELLMRAVVKHTDCRWVLLYVERWLKAPIAMPDGSLVYPQKGTPQGGVVSPLLANLFLHYVFDHWMQRNYSYVPFERYADDAVCHCRTEPLAKQLKADLELRFGECGLELHPEKTKIVYCKDEDRKGDYLVMKFDFLGYTFRPRLSRNRRGKFFENFTPAISNKAAKAIRQKVRSWNWQLRPGDTLEDLAIECNPIIQGWINYYGRYNPSEMSGILHHINWRLVRWATCKYKKLRGRQQKATRWLTQIAERQPNLFVHWRVLRKKKRLNDRSRMSREIHVRF
- a CDS encoding reverse transcriptase domain-containing protein, producing MSRLAGRIKDKRVLKVIRQYLRSGVMISGVTVPTEEGTPQGGPLSPLLSNIVLDELDKELEKRGHRYVRYADDCAPRRLLSVKIH
- a CDS encoding alpha/beta fold hydrolase, whose amino-acid sequence is MYHNEYYTQEVHGPYEEYSIGDLVLEEGGTIRNCKLAYSTFGKLNSKKDNAILICTWYSGTSKIMEEVYTGKGRALDPDKYFIVIVNQIGNGLSSSPHNTPDPAGMGSFPHVRISDDVRAQHKFLTEKFGIEELALVTGGSMGAEQTWEWAVRYPDIVKRAAPIAGTARTYPQDAAFSRTLDEARRSAPGFNGGFYKDHDDIKIGLRREAALWTVFGWSPEWFKQEKWRTIGFSSLKDFETNFMEAYFLPMDPNNLATLAWKWQRADVGRVTGSDLSAALGRIKAKVFVMPISTDHLFPVADCEEEQKLTPNSELRVIESIAGHLGLFGVDGQPYLDQIDKHLSELLDWPA
- a CDS encoding reverse transcriptase domain-containing protein; translation: MNRRPQQMELFPASQIAESLGNNDRLMEMILERNNIIRAWKQVCANKGAPGVDGMKTGQLGNYLAKHWPEIEQDLLNCKHKPLPVKRKEIPKPGGGVRLLGIPTVLDRFIQQAISQILEQVWEPFFSECSYGFRPGRSAHDAVIQGKRYMVEGYTYVVDMDLSNFF